The following are from one region of the Oncorhynchus gorbuscha isolate QuinsamMale2020 ecotype Even-year unplaced genomic scaffold, OgorEven_v1.0 Un_scaffold_8:::fragment_2:::debris, whole genome shotgun sequence genome:
- the LOC124019214 gene encoding L-lactate dehydrogenase B chain, with amino-acid sequence MSSVMQKLLTPVASGPAEPPRNKVTVVGVGMVGMACAVSVLLRDLADELALVDVMEDKLKGEMMDLQHGSLFLKTSKIVADKDYAVTANSRIVVVSAGVRQQEGESRLNLVQRNVNIFKHIIPQIVKHSPNCTLIVVSNPVDVLTYVTWKLSGLPKHRVIGSGTNLDSARFRFLMAERLGIHASSFNGWVLGEHGDTSVPVWSGVNVAGVNLQKLNPEFGLDGDKEDWKATHKAVVDSAYEVIKLKGYTNWAIGLSVADLTESIIKNMSRIHPVSTMVKDMYGIGEEVFLSLPCVLNSNGVGSVINMTLTDAEVGQLKKSADTLWGIQKDLKDI; translated from the exons ATGTCGTCTGTGATGCAGAAGTTGCTCACCCCCGTGGCCAGCGGCCCCGCGGAGCCTCCCAGGAACAAGGTGACCGTGGTGGGGGTGGGCATGGTGGGTATGGCCTGTGCCGTCAGCGTCCTCCTCAGG GACTTGGCTGATGAGCTGGCTCTGGTTGACGTGATGGAGGATAAGCTGAAGGGAGAGATGATGGACCTGCAGCACGGGAGCCTCTTCCTAAAGACGTCTAAGATAGTCGCTGACAAAG ATTATGCCGTAACGGCTAACTCCCGCATCGTGGTTGTGTCCGCTGGCGTGCGtcagcaggagggagagagcaggctcAACCTGGTCCAGAGGAACGTCAACATCTTTAAACACATCATCCCACAGATTGTCAAACACTCCCCCAACTGCACCCTTATTGTGGTGTCCAACCCAG tGGACGTGCTGACCTATGTGACGTGGAAGTTGAGCGGATTGCCCAAACACCGTGTCATCGGCAGCGGCACCAACCTGGACTCCGCCCGCTTCCGTTTCCTGATGGCTGAGCGCCTGGGCATCCATGCCTCCAGTTTCAACGGATGGGTGCTGGGAGAACACGGCGATACCAGTG TCCCTGTGTGGAGCGGTGTCAATGTGGCTGGAGTCAACTTGCAGAAGCTGAACCCAGAGTTTGGCCTTGACGGAGACAAGGAGGACTGGAAGGCCACCCACAAGGCAGTGGTCGACAG TGCCTACGAGGTGATCAAGCTGAAGGGTTACACTAACTGGGCCATCGGCCTGAGTGTGGCTGATCTCACCGAGAGCATCATCAAGAACATGAGCAGGATCCACCCTGTCTCCACCATGGTCAAG GACATGTATGGTATTGGCGAGGAGGTGTTCCTGTCCCTGCCATGTGTGCTGAACAGCAACGGAGTGGGCAGCGTGATCAATATGACCCTGACCGACGCTGAGGTGGGACAGCTGAAGAAAAGCGCAGACACACTCTGGGGCATCCAGAAGGACCTCAAggacatctag